The sequence GAAATAATAGCTGTTACAGCAAAAACAATTACTGATATCCCAAGTATTCTTCCTAGTTTTTTTGAATTTTCTAAGTTAGATACAGCTGAAGATATACTAAAAAACACTATTGGTACTAATATGGTGAATACTAAATTTAAGAATAGGTTTCCTATAGGCTCAAATACCTTTGCCTTCTCTCCCATTATTAATCCTATAATTCCACCTAGTAAAATAGACACTAATAAAATTATGGATGACTTATAATTATTTAAAAACTTTACTTTCAATAACATCCTCTCCCAATTTATTTCTTTATTCAAATTCCATTTACTTTCTCTCAAACATTGCTTCAAATAACTTTTCGGCTCAAAATTTCACTTACTACTTCTTTATCATCAAAATGTATTTTTGTATTTCCTATTATCTGATAATCCTCATGTCCTTTTCCTGCTATAATTAATAAATCCTCTTCTTCTAATAGTTCTAACGCTTTGCTTATAGCCATCCTTCTATCTGTAATCTTTTCATAAGAAACAGCTGTATGCTTTATGCCAATTTCTATATCCTCTATAATAGACTTAGGATTTTCAGTTCTTGGATTATCAGATGTTATAATGCAGTGGTCTGCAATGCTTCCTGCTATTCTTCCCATTATTGGCCTCTTTGTCTTATCCCTGTCACCTCCACAACCAAACACTGTTATTAACCCTCCTTTAGTTATTTCTTTTGCCATTAATAGCAACTTTTCCAAAGCATCTGGAGTATGTGCGTAATCAACTATTACATGCCTGTTAACATTATTTTCAACCATCTCCAATCTTCCTGGGACTGGTTTAACCTCAGCAATTATTTTCAAAATTTCATCTATATTTAACCCTAAAGCATAACAAGTTCCTATTGTAGCTAACACATTATAAACTGAAAATTTACCTGGTATATTAACTGTAACTGATCTTATAAAACTCTTAATGTTTACCTTGAAACTAACTGAATTATTACTATATTGAATGTCAAAAGCCTTTATATCTGCCTCTGTATCAATAGCATAGGTAACTATAGCACAGGTGGCCTTTTCCACTATTTCCTTGGAAATCTTATCATCTGCATTAATTATGCCGATATTGCATTTATAAAATAATTTCATCTTCTCATTTTTATAAGCCTCCATGGTGCCATGCTCTTCAAGATGATCTTGAGATAAATTTGTAAATACACCAATATTGAAATCACAATAATCTACTCTATGTTTTGCCAAAGCTGAAGAAGTCACCTCCATAACCACATCTTCTGCTCCTTTATTTATAAACTCTCTCAATACCTCCTGTAATTCTAAAGATTCTGGAGTAGTTGGATTTGTTTTGTCTATCTCAATCTTCTCTCCCTGAAGTTCATACCCTAAAGTTCCGATAAGTCCTGCTTTTCTTCCGTATCCTTCTAGCACATTTCTTATATAATGTATGACTGTAGTTTTTCCATTGGTTCCTGTTACTCCAACTAAATTAATTTCCTTTGAAGGCTCATTATAAAATATATTAGCTGTGCAAGCCAAAGCAGCCTTAGTATTTTTAACCATAATAACTGTTACATCCTGCTCTAAATTTTCATATTGAATATTTTCTTCTATGACAACTGCAGTGGCCCCATTTTTTATAGCTTCATTCACATAACTATGACCATTAACCTTGGTACCTTTTACGCATACAAATAAATAATTAGGCTTTACTTTTCTTGAATCATAACATATTCCACTTACCGTTCTATCTATATTCCCCTTTAATAATGCAAATTGTATATCTCTTAATAATCTGTTTAATTTCATCATTTATCCCTCCAAAATAATCCTGATGATATTATTATATACATTGTATTTGCTATAAATAGTGCATAAATTGCTTGCTATATTGCAAAAAGTGCTTTATACTCTTATCAATTAATAGAAAAGGATGATTGCAAAATGAATAATAATTATGGAAATAAGTCTGGATATTTAAATACTGATTTTCAGCTATTTCATATAAAAGATAAAACTAATAAGGAATTTGAATTTCATTACCATGACTTTAATAAAATCATTATCTTTCTTTCTGGAAATGTAACATATTTAATTGAAGGAAAAGCTTATTATTTAAAACCTTGGGACATTCTACTAGTGAATAATCATGATGTGCACAGACCTATTATAAATTCTTCTGAAACTTATGAAAGAATTATAATATGGGCCAATTCTGAGTTTATAGAAAAACATAATTATAATAATTGCGACTTGTCTACATGCTTTAAACTAGCAAACGAAAAAAGCTTCAATCTCATAAGACTTGAAGCTGAACTGCAAAATTCATTAAAATCTATTATTGCTTCATTAGAGGATTCTTTAAACTCCTCTGCATTCGCAAGCCGACTTTTAAGTAATTCATTGTTTATACAATTGATCATTTATTTAAACAGAATACATCTTAACAATATGTATGTTACAGATAAAGATTCACTAAGATATGATAGACAAATAGAAGAAGTATTAAAATATATAAATTCTAATATATCAGGAAATCTTTCAGTTGAAACCCTTGCTGAAAAATTTTATATTAGCAAGTACTATCTTATGCATAAGTTTAAAAAGGAAACAGGTTATACTCTTCACAATTATGTGCTTCAAAAAAGGCTTATAGCAGCAAGAGACCTTATCAAAACTGGAGAACCTATAATAAAAGCTTCTATTGATTGTGGATTTAAAGATTATTCAAGCTTCCTACGTTCCTTTAAGAAATTATTCAATATGCCTCCTAGAGATTTTTCATAAAGTATCTTGAGAAACTTGTCATATTATATCTCAAAATAAATATCTATATTATAGGATTATATACTTTTTTTAACACTAACTTGATATAATATAGTAAAGGGTAAGTAACTAAAGTACTAAGTGAAAAATATAATATTAGTAACCTTTGGTTTACTCATCAAAAGGGGTGGTGTAAGTGAAAAAAATAATATTAGGCTCTGTTATTCTTTTGCTTGTTGGTTCAATCCTTATGATTTTATTCTCAAAGCAAGTTTATATTAATGAATGTAAAGATAGCATTAAAGATTATGATTTTACTGTCAAAAATGTAGAGAAATTAGACGCTAAGCTAAGCAAACAAAAATATTCTTATTCTACCGCTACAGATAAAAAGTATATTACAGTTATAGTTTATAGAAATCAAAAAGCTTCAGCACAACAATACCTTATAAAAGAAAACGATAACATTGATTTGCTTATTAACAAAACCTCTCAACTAGTTATTTCTTTACCTGCAATTTCAAAAACAGATTCCTCATGGAATGTAGAAGGACTCTCTGAAAATTATTTGGCTTTCATGAAAAAATCAAAAACTGATATTCCTAACCCTATATTCTTAAAAAATAATACTGATCAAAGCTATGATAGAGAAAATATATATTTTGATGCTTATAGATCCGGCTCAGAAAGCTTCACTCTTTCATATGAAGATAATAGTGGCAAAAAAGATATCCATTTTAATGTTAATATACTTGAGCCTATATTTTAAGTTATTTGTATGAATTATAAACGCACTTTATATAGATAAGGTGTCGCATTAGCAGTCTTCACCTAATACGACACTCTTATTTTCTAATAATTTTTCTCTTTAAGCCTAGAAATTTCTTCTCTTTGCTCCTCTATTATTTCCTTATACTTATTTTCTTTATCTCCCCATTCCTTACTTAAGTTATTTATAAGTGATGCCATTTCATCAGCACTACCAACTATTCTGTTAAATAATAGAAGGTTAGATTTAAGTATTTCAGGTATCTCATTATGAGAGTATCTCAACCTATGGTCTATCTCTCCATAGCCTTCTTCAAATATTGTCCTTACCTGAATTTCTGCGATCACCTTTTGGTTTGTAGGATAAAACTCCACCAAATAATGAACTGAACGATATCCAGATACCCTTCTTCTTACTTCTATATCAAGCTCATTAAAGACTTTAGTATCGTCCCCTTCTCTGACATTCGCTGTAATCTCAATTACCTTCCAAGTGTTAATTATAAATTCATGTATATCCTGCCATTGATCTTTGAATATATGAATAACTCTTATACCTATTAAATCATTTATTTCATTCTTATAATTATCTCTAGTAAATTGAAAATCCTTGCCGTATTTTTCTCGCCTTTCTGGGGTTTTTCTTATAATCTTTTCAATTAATCTGTCTACATCTTTAATTCTTGACTTTACAGAATGAACCATCTTTTGAGAACGTAAAATGTTTGAAATAAAATTTGCCTGATTTTCATAAGAATCTCTGTATTCTATATAATCCTCATATATTTCCTTAAGGTTTTGTACATCAATATAATTTTTTTCAATTTCTTCTTCCACATATGAATATCTTGATAAAAAATCTTCTATATTAAATTTTTTTTGCATCTAAATCCCCCTATCCTAAGAAATAATCTGATCTAACTTAGCCTTATTTACAGCCTCAAGTCTATTCTTAACACCAAGCTTAGAATAGATATTAATAATATGAGTTTTAACTGTAGATACTGAAATATATAACTTTTCTCCAATTTCTTTATTACTTAATCCATTAGAAATCTCTGTGAGAACCTCAATTTCTCTTCCACTGAGAACATCCATCTTTTTTTGTTCAGAAATTAAATCAAGCACCTTTCTTAAAAATTCTTCATTTCCTTCATCCTTAGATAAATCTTTTTCATACTTTAACAAAATATCTTTTAAGTATTTTCTATGAAGATAATATGGTAATACAATATCATCATCTCTACTATAAAAAACTGCTTCTTTCAAATAATTTATATATTCTCTATCTTGATTTTTATTTATATTCTGCATGATTATAATCTTCCATAGCAATGCATAAATTAAACTATACCCTATAAGATTTTTCCTGCATATAAAGATAATTTCATCAATTAAGGCTTCACATTCTTCATATTTCTCAAGTTTAAATAGTGAAATAACATAAGCTATCTTTGTCATTTCTGCAAGATCAAAATTAGCTTTATATTCTTGCTTATATTGTTGAATAAAATAAGTATATTCTTCTGGCTCTATTCTGTCCTCTACTGATAATAATCTAATTTTTAGGGCCACCATGGATAGATATGTTACATTATCCTTATTCTCTTCTACTAATACACTTAGCATATTTTCTGCCTCTTTAAAATTGCCTTGAAGAAACTTTACTTCTGCCAAATTATATTTTATTCCTCTATTAAGAGTAATAAATACACTCTTATCACGAAATTGCTCTGAATTTTTTTCAGCCATTATCAAAAGATTTTCTGCTTCATTTAACATCATTTTTTTTATGTATATGCCAGGAAGTCCTATCTCTCCAAAAATAGAAAAATACATATTGTACTCTTTATTATGAGTAATAGATTTTAATTTAATATATCCCTGCTCACTTTCTTTTAATCTTCCCATATCCTCTAAATTCGCTGTTTTATTATATATACAAAATATATCTATATATCTATTATTAAGCTGCTTATTAACCTTATCTGCGTACTCAACAATCTCCAAAGACTTTCTATAATCCCCTATAAATCTATATCCACAAGCTGCTATTATACAATACACTACCTTAGTCAACGGATTCATATTTCCAATCATTTCAAAATTAATATCATCTTCACCTAAATCAATTATATCCTCTTCTGTTATCATTTTATATATTTTCATACATCTCCAATTACCATCTTCCAATTTATCTGCGATTGTTGAGATAATTTCAGCCCCATGCTCATAATCAAAATTGAAATAATAATTAAATGCTGCTATAAAAGCTAAATCTATACTTTTTCTATAGTACTCCAACGGTATTTTTCCTAATATCTTTGTAGAAGAAATAAGATGAGCGTATTTTTCAATAAGCTTTAAGGCAATATCATATAATCTCCATTCAATAGCTAATCTTAAAGCCTCATCATAATCTTCTTTTTGAATTAAATAATCTATTAGTCTTTTTATGATTTCATTTTGTGTTACTCCAGATATTTCATTAAAAAGTTTTAACAAGAACTCCCTTAAAACGTTATGATACCTATAGATTTTATTTTCTTCATCTATGGTTATAATAAGCATATTTTTTTCAATAAGACCTTGAATTAATTTTGCTCCATTATCTCCAACTAGTAGGGTGCATATATTTTGATCTACATAATTTAAAGGCGAGGTTTTAACTAACAGTTCTATTTCTTCTGAACTTAACCATGAAATTATTTCTTTACTTATATAGTCTATAAAAAACTTATTTTCCTTAGGGATAGATATAATTCTATCTAGCTCTTTACTTATTGTTAAAATTAATTGAATACCACCTATCCAGCCTTCAGTTTTTTCATATATTTGCTGTATTATATTATCTTCTATATTCTTTTTCAATGAAACTCTTATAAACTCTGATGCCTCATCTAAAGATAATTTAAACTCATCTGCTTCTATATTTATTAACTCTCCATTCATCATAATATCACTTAGATAAATAGGTATCTCCTCTCTAGATACAAGAATAAAGTGAATAGATTCAGAAGAATTTTTAATAAAATATTCTATAGTTGAACATAAAAACTTATCTTTTATATAGTGAAAATCATCCAAAACAAAGATAAGCTCTTCTTCATTCATAAGTTCATTTATTATATAACCAATAATATTAAATATATCTTCTCTATTAACTAGCGGCTTTAACATGTCTATATATAGTTCTGAGTTTTTCAACTTACTTTTCAATGCATGTACAACATAAACCCAAAAATAAGTTAAATCATCACTTTCTTCATCTAAAGATATCCAGCTATAATTAGTCTTTTCTTGTAAATACGCAGAAATGAGGGTGGTCTTGCCTGCTGCTGGTCCACCCTTTACAATAGTAACTCTACTGTTTACTATCTCTTTTATTTTATTATTAAGCAGATTTCTAACTATATTATTTTTCTTATTCTTTGGTCTTATCAATCTTGTATATACAATATTCTTCATACTCTTCCCCTTAGGAAATATTATTAACATTAAACTTATTATAATAATTTATTCATCATAATATAATTTTACTCTATTAATTGAGAATCAACAATTATTTCCTTTAAGTTTTCTGCTGCCAATAAATATACCTAAAGTTAATATTGTAGCCGTTATAACTAAAACAACTCCCATTTTCATATAATTTGCACTATTATTATTTTCTAATGATATTGTAAAATCTAATAAGTATTTCTGTGGGAATAAATTAGAAATCTTATCTATAAATCCATTTTTTGTTACGGAAAAAAAGCTTCCTGATAACAAAGTGGTTACTAAAATTGTCATTGATCCTACCAAAGTTGCATTTTCATCTTCTTTGATTATTGAAGATATTAAAAAACCAAAAGCAGAAGCAAATAAACAAAGTACAAATAATATAAATGCTACTTCTAAGCTGCTTACCTTGGTATTTATATTTAAAACTTCTTTAGTAATTAGAGTTATTCCTGTAGTTGGTACAAATATCATTAAAAATACTGAAATAACATGTGCTGTTGCATATTGCACATAACTGATGCTACCGCTCAAAATTCTCTTTGATATCCCACCTTTTTCTTCATAATAAAATCTATACAGCATCATCCCAAGAAACAATACAAACATAGTAATATATCCTATAATGTTCGCTGCAACTCCTCTCTTAGCTTCCCTGTCCCAATTTGGAGTCTTGCCATTAATGCAAGCTTCTATATTTTCTTTGAATTCATTACCCTTTACCGTGTCTACCTTAAACTTTCCATTCTTGTATATAACTACACCATCATATTTATTTTGTACTAACTCTGATAATTGAGGTACTGTCTTTAATTTTGTTACCTTAACCTCTTTTATAGCTAGATTAACATTATCCATTCCAACCACTGCTATATTTCCTTTAATGCTTAAATTATTACTAAAATAAATTGCAGCAAATATCATAATAGGTGTTAATATAATTGGTACAACTAGATAAACTTTATTATTAATCATTCTATATAATATTCCTTTTATCATTCTAAGCATAGTTTAATATCCTCCTTTCTAAATATAATCCTCTGTTCTATAATTCACATGAACCACTACAATTAGCAAAAGTGATATTCCTAATAAAGATCCTATTGTTAAACTGAAGTTTTGAAAATTTCCATCGTATATTATTTTGAATATACTATCTAATACCCATTTTAATGGTGATAAATTAGCAACCTTGCTTGCCCAGTCTCCTAAACCATCAATAGGAAAAAATAAGCCTGATAGCAATGCAAATAAATTCATTATTAAAGATATTATTTTATTTGTTAATTCTTCACTTTTTAAGGTTACACAGATTGCTCCACCAAAGGTTGTAGAAAAAAGTAGCAACGCCATAAATAATATTAATACATAAATAAAGTTCTTCCCTCCATAATTCACTATCCCTAATGCATTAAATATTATTAAATCTAATGAAAATATAACTCCCATAAACAAATATGAAGATAAAAGCTTTGAAGCATATATCTCCCACCTTGATATTGGAGAATAAGCTATTCTTAAGTTAGCACTCTTTATTCTTTGCTCCATAAAAGTGTTTGGGGTTATAGTTGCTGCACTGATAATTAAAAATATCATCATTGATACCCCGTAATAATCATAAGATGTCACGCCATGATAACCGTAAATACCTGAAAATAAAAAACCGAATAATCCAACAACAATAAATGGATAAACAAAGCAGAAAAAATCAATATTAACATTTGTAATCAAGTTCTTAAAATCTTGTTTAATCAATACTCCTATATTCATTTTTTACCTCCTAATCTCTTAAGTTTCTGCCAGTTAGCTTTAAAAATACCATTTCTAGATTTCCCTCTTCACTGGTCATATGACTTACTTTTATCTTATTCTCAATAAGCTTTAGTATAATTTTATCTAAATTATCTATATCCTTTATTGTTGTTATACAAAGAGCATTATCTTCCTTACTTACCTTTTGAATGCCTTCGATTTTAAATAAAAAATCAAATTTTCCATTGTATTGACCACTTTTATTGTCAATAAATATCTTATAAACCCTTGTGTTCTTATAGTTTTCTAAAAGCTCTAAGATCGTTCCATCTGCAATCTTTCTACCTTTATCCATTATAACTATCCGGTCTGATATCACCTCAACCTCCTCCATATAATGAGTTGTATATATAATAGTAGTGCCAAGTTTTCTAAGTTTTTTTATTGACTCTAAAATATGATTTCTTGACTGGGGATCTATTCCAACAGTAGGCTCATCTAAAATCAAAATCTTTGGCTTATGGGCTATAGCACAAGCAATGTTAAGCCTTCTCTTCATTCCACCTGAAAAGGTTTTAGGCTTGCTATCCTTCTTATCCTCAAGTCCTACAAATCTCAATGCTTCTAAAACATTACATTTAAGTTCTTCTCCTTTAATTCCATACAATGATGCAAAAAACTCCACATTCTTATATGCTGCTATGTCTTCATAAAGAGCTAAGTCTTGAGGAACTATGCCAAGTTGGGATTTTACATACTTTCTATTGCTATCAAGACTTTTCCCAAAATATTTTATTGTTCCCCCTTCTGCTTTTAAAATAGTGGATAAAATATTTATAGTTGTACTTTTACCTGCACCATTAGGTCCAAGAAGTCCCAATATCTCTCCTTCATATAAATCAAAGTTTAATCCATCCACAGCCTTATTATCCTTGTAATATTTCTTTAAATCCTTAATTTCTAATATTTTTTCCATATCCATCACCTCAAACACTATATTACTCTCTAGTCTTAGGAGAAGTAATCAACCAAAAGGTTGATTTGTTTTAAACAAAAATAAAGGGGCTGTCGCATAAGCAGTTAAAAACTGCTTACGTCAAGCTCCTCTTCTTGTTTATTTTTCAATAATTTATTTTTTTGTACAAAAAAGAGCTATAACACAACTAATTTATAATTAGTTGTGCGACAGCCCCTTAAAAATTATATTTGTTTTTTATATTTAGCAAATGTTTTTTCAGCATCAAAATGTAAATTCTTTAAAAAATATATAATCCACACTGCAAAAGCAATCCAAACAGATGCCGCTCCAATAAATATGGATAATATGGCTCCACTCAAATTAACAATTGCACATTTAAAGAAAAAATTACGTTCATCTTTACTTAAACGAACTTCATCATATTCTTCTCTCTCTTTCTTTGTCTTAGAGTTATATCCTGATATAAGCACACATGATTTTTCTTTAAAAATTAAAAATATCATTCCAAGTAATCCAAAAATAAATGATATAACAAATCCCAAAATTGTCCAACTATACTCTCTCACTAATTTTCACTTCCTAAGATGCCTTACACCTATTTATCACTCTTTTTAATTAATCTCAACTCTTCTTTAGTAATAATTTGATCTGAATACCTGGCTTTTTCGTATATTTTTGTAATATCACTTAAGTTATCCGTAGTAACATTAAAAATTTCATTTTTAATATCATTAGCGCTATATCTAGAATTAACAAATATATTCTTTTTTCTATATTTTAATATTCTGTCTTTATATATCTTTCTAACTTTGTCTTTATCATTCACAAAAATAATTCTGTTTATATGCCATTTGTTCATGGATACTTTTTGCTTTTCCTCATCCTCATTAGGTTTATTGGAAACATAAGTTACCTTTTCTTTATTCCTAAATATCTTTATTGTTAAGAATATATAATTAATAATAAAATAGCTTGCTGCTAAAAGACTTCCCACAACTATCATTATAACTATAATTATTCCAGCGAAAATAAGTATGCTTAATAATTTCATTAGAAATCCACCATTTGAAGAATTAGCCATTCCAAAAGGCGATCTCACTCCACCTGAAGCAGCATTCGCTGCTTCTACTACTGAACCTGGAGCTTGCATCTTTGTTAACTCGAAGCAATAATTAATTCCCCACGCTGAAAACTTTTGGGTTAAATAACAAGCTTCTTGTAGCACACCTAAAGCATACAGAATACACAAATTAATTCCTATCAATACAATAATCTCAACTAAAAAAATATTACTTGATTTACTTTTATAGCTACCATTCTTTTTATTATCAAGAATTAGCTTCATGTTCCTAGCTTTACAAATATATATTGTAGAAACAATCATTATAACAATAGCATTCACTAATACCATTAGCTGTATATCCTTAAATCCAAAAGCAGCTGGAAGTATTAACTGAGGCACTAACGCCTCTTCATAAGTTATCAAATTAGTAACATCGAATATATAATTCTGCTTATGCCTACTCTTTCTAATACATTGTATTGCCCAAATAATCAATACAAATTCTAGCAGATATTGTCCTCCTATCCCAACAATCACTATAGTTGAAATTAACATAACTATAGAAAGGCCTATATATAATGTATTTTTCCTACTTATTTTAACCCTCAAATAAGTCATCACATAAATAGGGATAATTAGCAAAAATCCCAGCAGAGTCATTGATGAATTCATATTAAATGCTCTATTTAATAAAGCTACACTCGGATATATACAAAAAAACATTAATAAATCCTCTACCCATTCATGATATAATGTTTTTACATAATCATGCATCATATATCCTTCATTAACTAAGCAAACTTCTACTTCATCTTTCATAATTTCACCCATATTAATATATCTTAACAATATAAAATAATCTAAATTAATAAACTATAACTCTTCTCTATTTACTGCCCTTAATTATTTCTATCTCTTCTTTTGTAACTTTATTGTTTGAATACCTAGCTTTTTCATAAATAGCCGTTATTTTATCCAGATTATCTGCAGTTGTATTAAATATTTCCTGTCTTATCTCATTTGCAGTATAAAACTCATTAATAAATACATTCTTCTTTCTATACTTTAAGATTCTATTCCTATACGCCCTTCTTACCTTACCCTTTTCATCTGGACGGAAAGTCGGTAATATTCTCTTTCTCTCTTTCACTGCTTTTTTCGTATCTTCCCCATTATCTACTTTATCAAAAACAAAAGTTACCTTTTCATCGTTCATGAACTTCTTTATATATAATAAAAATCCGTTTAGTACCATATAACTTATAGCCAGTAAAATTAGAATAGCTATAACTTTAAATAAGAAACTAAATATATATCCTAATACAAGAAATACCTTTGACTGCTTGCCTGCATACTTATTTATATCAATTTTTGCAAGATTTAATTTAGGCACCTCATTTTTCTTCTTAGCATTATTAGATGAAGTATCATTAGGATTGGCTCTTTGCCAAATGGTCATTGCCCCTTTAGCTAAATCTTGAGTTATATAATGTGCATTTTCAAATACTCCAAGTCCGAATAAAGAAATCATACTTATAATTATTAACGCAGCTATTTGAATTAAGAATATATTACCATTCTTATTCTTATATCCTTTACCCTCCTTAGTAATCAAAAATAACTTTGTATTTCTTGCCTTACATACATAAGTAATCCCAACTAACATAATTAGTATAGCCACTATCAATGTAAGATTTTGTATGTCATCTAAACCGAAAACTGCTGGAAGCAAGATTTGAAACATCAATCCAAATTCATACTGGAATACCTTTCCCATTGTAAACTTAAAATACTGCACTTTAGAACTTTTATTAAAGCAAATATACGTCCACAAAAGTAAAAGAATTTCAAATAAATACTGTTTACTTAATATTAATATCAGTGTAGATACTAAAAATACTCCTAGCACACCTAAAAGAAATTTACTTTTTCTTGCTATTTTCACTCTAAAACATGTCATAATTAATATAGGGATTAGTAACATTAATCCCAAATAAGTCATTGATGAATTTCCAGTTAAAGCTCTATTGAAAAAGGCAACCAAAGGATATATACACAAGTAGTGTAAAACATCCTCTGCTAACTCATGCATTAAATTTTTTACATACTTATGACTTATATACTCTTCTGTAATTTCACAAATATCTACTCTCTCACTCATAAGTTCACATCCCATAATATTACTTCATCTAAATTTTCCACTAATGCATCTACATCATATTCTTTAGGAATTATCCATTGCACATCAAATTTGTTTGCTTTAGCATTTTCAATTGATGCTACAATATCTTTCCCCCTGTTGTTTGAAATTACAATCCATAACGGTTGATTTTCACCTTTTAAAACTTCCTCATTAATATAACTTCCAATATTGTTCTCATTATTTTCAGTTATACTAATTCTAGCTAAATTCCTATTAAATAAAATGCCATGATCTCCTTCACATCCTGCTTCTTGTGAAATATTAATGTTAGTTTCACGATCTACTGAATCAGTTATTAACCCAACTTTTATTCCTTGTGTAGTGAATTCATTGTATAGTGTGGCAGCTATTCTTATTCCTTCTTCAATAACATCATCACTTACCCACGAGTTATCTTTTTGGGAACTTAAGAATATAATAACTTCCTGACTTGAAGTATAATCATAAACATTTACTTTTAGTTCTCCAGTTCTTGCTGTAGCACTCCAGTTTACATCTTTTATGCTATCATATGTGGAATA comes from Clostridium sp. TW13 and encodes:
- a CDS encoding ABC transporter permease, with the translated sequence MLRMIKGILYRMINNKVYLVVPIILTPIMIFAAIYFSNNLSIKGNIAVVGMDNVNLAIKEVKVTKLKTVPQLSELVQNKYDGVVIYKNGKFKVDTVKGNEFKENIEACINGKTPNWDREAKRGVAANIIGYITMFVLFLGMMLYRFYYEEKGGISKRILSGSISYVQYATAHVISVFLMIFVPTTGITLITKEVLNINTKVSSLEVAFILFVLCLFASAFGFLISSIIKEDENATLVGSMTILVTTLLSGSFFSVTKNGFIDKISNLFPQKYLLDFTISLENNNSANYMKMGVVLVITATILTLGIFIGSRKLKGNNC
- a CDS encoding AraC family transcriptional regulator, with translation MNNNYGNKSGYLNTDFQLFHIKDKTNKEFEFHYHDFNKIIIFLSGNVTYLIEGKAYYLKPWDILLVNNHDVHRPIINSSETYERIIIWANSEFIEKHNYNNCDLSTCFKLANEKSFNLIRLEAELQNSLKSIIASLEDSLNSSAFASRLLSNSLFIQLIIYLNRIHLNNMYVTDKDSLRYDRQIEEVLKYINSNISGNLSVETLAEKFYISKYYLMHKFKKETGYTLHNYVLQKRLIAARDLIKTGEPIIKASIDCGFKDYSSFLRSFKKLFNMPPRDFS
- a CDS encoding LuxR C-terminal-related transcriptional regulator; this translates as MKNIVYTRLIRPKNKKNNIVRNLLNNKIKEIVNSRVTIVKGGPAAGKTTLISAYLQEKTNYSWISLDEESDDLTYFWVYVVHALKSKLKNSELYIDMLKPLVNREDIFNIIGYIINELMNEEELIFVLDDFHYIKDKFLCSTIEYFIKNSSESIHFILVSREEIPIYLSDIMMNGELINIEADEFKLSLDEASEFIRVSLKKNIEDNIIQQIYEKTEGWIGGIQLILTISKELDRIISIPKENKFFIDYISKEIISWLSSEEIELLVKTSPLNYVDQNICTLLVGDNGAKLIQGLIEKNMLIITIDEENKIYRYHNVLREFLLKLFNEISGVTQNEIIKRLIDYLIQKEDYDEALRLAIEWRLYDIALKLIEKYAHLISSTKILGKIPLEYYRKSIDLAFIAAFNYYFNFDYEHGAEIISTIADKLEDGNWRCMKIYKMITEEDIIDLGEDDINFEMIGNMNPLTKVVYCIIAACGYRFIGDYRKSLEIVEYADKVNKQLNNRYIDIFCIYNKTANLEDMGRLKESEQGYIKLKSITHNKEYNMYFSIFGEIGLPGIYIKKMMLNEAENLLIMAEKNSEQFRDKSVFITLNRGIKYNLAEVKFLQGNFKEAENMLSVLVEENKDNVTYLSMVALKIRLLSVEDRIEPEEYTYFIQQYKQEYKANFDLAEMTKIAYVISLFKLEKYEECEALIDEIIFICRKNLIGYSLIYALLWKIIIMQNINKNQDREYINYLKEAVFYSRDDDIVLPYYLHRKYLKDILLKYEKDLSKDEGNEEFLRKVLDLISEQKKMDVLSGREIEVLTEISNGLSNKEIGEKLYISVSTVKTHIINIYSKLGVKNRLEAVNKAKLDQIIS
- a CDS encoding UDP-N-acetylmuramoyl-L-alanyl-D-glutamate--2,6-diaminopimelate ligase, whose product is MKLNRLLRDIQFALLKGNIDRTVSGICYDSRKVKPNYLFVCVKGTKVNGHSYVNEAIKNGATAVVIEENIQYENLEQDVTVIMVKNTKAALACTANIFYNEPSKEINLVGVTGTNGKTTVIHYIRNVLEGYGRKAGLIGTLGYELQGEKIEIDKTNPTTPESLELQEVLREFINKGAEDVVMEVTSSALAKHRVDYCDFNIGVFTNLSQDHLEEHGTMEAYKNEKMKLFYKCNIGIINADDKISKEIVEKATCAIVTYAIDTEADIKAFDIQYSNNSVSFKVNIKSFIRSVTVNIPGKFSVYNVLATIGTCYALGLNIDEILKIIAEVKPVPGRLEMVENNVNRHVIVDYAHTPDALEKLLLMAKEITKGGLITVFGCGGDRDKTKRPIMGRIAGSIADHCIITSDNPRTENPKSIIEDIEIGIKHTAVSYEKITDRRMAISKALELLEEEDLLIIAGKGHEDYQIIGNTKIHFDDKEVVSEILSRKVI
- a CDS encoding RelA/SpoT domain-containing protein gives rise to the protein MQKKFNIEDFLSRYSYVEEEIEKNYIDVQNLKEIYEDYIEYRDSYENQANFISNILRSQKMVHSVKSRIKDVDRLIEKIIRKTPERREKYGKDFQFTRDNYKNEINDLIGIRVIHIFKDQWQDIHEFIINTWKVIEITANVREGDDTKVFNELDIEVRRRVSGYRSVHYLVEFYPTNQKVIAEIQVRTIFEEGYGEIDHRLRYSHNEIPEILKSNLLLFNRIVGSADEMASLINNLSKEWGDKENKYKEIIEEQREEISRLKEKNY